The nucleotide window GATCATTTCGGGATCGAGCGCTGAGGTCGGCTCGTCGAACAGCATCGCCGCCGGATCCATGGCCAGCGCCCGCGCGATGCCGACACGTTGCTGCTGCCCACCGGAGAGCTGGCTCGGGCGGCTCGCCAACTTGTTGCCGAGCCCAACCCGCGCCAGGATCTTCTCCGAGCGTGCATTGGCCTCCGAGCGGGAGCGTTTCAGCACATGGATCTGCGCCAGGCTGACATTCTCCAGCGCGGTCATGTGCGGATAGAGCTCGAAGCTCTGGAACACCATGCCAATGCGCGAGCGCAGCGCCGGGAGGTCAGTCTTCGGGTCAGAGACCGAGACGCCGTTGATGGTAATTGTGCCGCTCTCGAACGGGACGAGCCCGTTGACG belongs to Bosea sp. NBC_00550 and includes:
- a CDS encoding amino acid ABC transporter ATP-binding protein, which codes for MIFVEDVHKSYGKLLILRGCSATVRQGEVVVICGPSGSGKSTLIKCVNGLVPFESGTITINGVSVSDPKTDLPALRSRIGMVFQSFELYPHMTALENVSLAQIHVLKRSRSEANARSEKILARVGLGNKLASRPSQLSGGQQQRVGIARALAMDPAAMLFDEPTSALDPEMINEVLEVMQELALEGMTMMVVTHEMGFAQRVANRVLFMDGGEILEDTPKAQFFTAPATERAKQFLTKVLTH